The DNA window gtgatttttatgaGCCATGATGTTGAGAATGCGGTAAATATGAAACTGGTTCTTAGTACCTTTGAGCAACTATCGGGGCTTAAAATAAACTTTTGCAAAAGTAAAATCTTTTGTTTTGGTAAAGCAAAAGAGCATGAGATGTTTTATTCGTAGCTGTTTGGTTGTCATAATGGGAAATACGCCTTTCATTATCTTGGCATACCTATGCACACTAGAAAACTAAGCAATAAAGACTAGCAAATAATTGAGAACAGAATTGAAAAGAGGCTCAGTGGGTGGAAAGGGAAAATGCTTTTGACAGAAGGCCGTTTAGTTTTAATAAACTCGGTACTCTCTAGTCTACCGATGTTTATGATGTCGTTTTTCGAACTCCCAAGAGGAGTGCTAAAAAATAATTGACTGTTTCAGATTGAGATTCTATTGGCAGAATGACCAACACAAACGCAAATATAGATTAGTTAAATGGAAAATTTTGTGCCAACCAAAAATTCAAGATGGCCTAGGAATACAGAATCTGGACATACAAAACAAATGTTTGTTGAGTAAATGGCTTTTTAAATTGTTAAATGAAGATGGCATGTGGCAGGAACTTTTGAGGAATAAATATATCAAAGATAAGACCGTTGGGAGTTGCGTAAAAAAACAACAGACTCCTATTTCTGGAAAAGCTTGATGAATGTTAAAGACACTTTTATGGGTTTCGGTTCTTTCAAGGTGAGACACAAACCCGGTTCTGGGTAGACACTTGGTTGGGTAACTAGCCACTAAAGGACAAATTAGAAAACAAGATTTTGTGGCAAAAGTACTTAGCTCAACCCTACTGAACATTTCTTTTCGTCGGAATTTAGTGGGTTCGAACATAAGGGATTGGCATAGAATCATTGCCTCTTTACATGATGTGAACCTACAGGGGACAGGGATGCTTTTGTTTGGGCTCTACATTCATCAGGAATTTTTTCCGTCAAATCTATGTATGTTGCGTTGGTTAACAATGGGGTTAGAGTGTCACAAGACATATGGCAAATTAAAATTCCTATAAGAATAAAAATATTTGTGGTACCTCAAAAAAGGTGTGACTTTAACTAAAGACAACCTTGCTCGACGAAATTGGAATGGTGATACAAGGTGTAGCTTCTGTCACTCACCAGAAAGTATTCAACACCTTGTTTTGGATTGTCTCTATGCCAAATTCTTGTGGTGTGCTGTACATTTAATGTTTGGGATATCGCCTCCCCAGAGCATAGATGACTTGTTTAACAGGTGGTCCAAGACGGGTGGTAACAAACATAATTCGTTGTTGTTGATTGCAGCATTAGCTTTGTGTTGGGCAGTTTGGATAACGAGAAACGAGGTGGTTTTTGACAAATGTATACCAAAATCTTTTTTGCAGGTTCTTTTCAGGGGAACCCACTGGCTCCGCCAATGGCCAAGACTGCAGCGGTGTGATGATCAACAGGACTAGCTGATCCTAGCAGGGCATCATCTAGAGACGTCGGCCTTGCATTTTTTTGGTTCCAAAGGGTGGTTGTCAAATAGGTCTATTGGTCCCGTTTAGTCAAAAACTTTACTTTGTTCATTTGTGTGGGTAGCTGTAAGATGGAGTTCTTTACAGTTTGTGTGCTGGCCTACGGGCCGAACCTTGTAATAATTGGCCTGATTCTACCTGTTGGTAGATGAAGCCGGGTAAGAactatcctttatctaaaaagaagaagaaattggACTACGCAAGTTGTTTGGATCCTGCATTTTTCCTACCTCGGTTCGGCCGGTGCTAGCAGGGTTTCCCTTGCTTCCTAGAGAGAGCCAAACTGGCTAGCCGGCCTAAGCCATCTAGCACGGGGTCATTGCCTCATTGGTCTAAGGCCCTGCCTTCGCTGATTATGAATAGAAAAATATCAATAATGCTCCCCATGTCTCCCGTTAAAACTATATTAATGTTGTAACCGAAACTTTTTGTTCCTCCATTCCAAACGCTCTTTCTAATAAAATTCCTGCGTTTCCTAATCCTTTGTTTCGAACCTCTACTCACTTCCTACGTTTTCCTCCCCGTCCAATTAcatgttccttttttttttcttaaaatttaCTATAAGAAACTGAGAAAATAAAGTTTTAGTTACAGGGATCCTGTGCCAGCGGACAAGTGCAGTCGTTGATGTGGGGATCCAATGGCAGTTGACTGATCAAAGAAGGGAAATTAGGAAAAATCTCTAATTTTCTCTTCTTTCGAGCGATAAATATGAGGTTTGGAATGACGATCGAGAAGAATTATGGTGAAGAGGATTTAAAGACGATAGCTGTTAGAGCTAGCTATTTGTATCAAATTCTCTTTATCATTGGTAATACGAAAATGGAATTAATTTTCTCAGCGTGGGGGAGATGCAGGATGCAGCTGTGTTCTATCCGGCTAGCCGGCCAAAGTGTACAATATCCACTGTCAAAAAAAAGTGTTCAATATATAACAGATCAATTAACCAAAAGAGTGCACCACAGCACTCTACATATTTATGTTTGTTTATTCTGATTGATCTAAGAAAATGGACCCGGTCCATGCATCACGCTACTATTCTCTCAGACTTGTCATGCATGTTATGTACTCTGTACGTCTCTGTAACTCCAAATGGCTCACGGTCACGGATCACGCGTCCTGCCAGCATGGCTCCATGCCTCTGTGCACCGGACAAACGAGCTAGTCGATGGATCATATACAGGAATAATAATAGTAGAATGACATGCATGGgaacaaaacaaaaaagaaactcTTATTATACTATAGGAGTAGCAGTAGTATCATGACATAGCTAGTCGATCGTATATGGGAGTATATATACTAGCAGCAAAATATAACATTATGTTACAACGAGATGTTCATCTTTTTATATGGTTACATTACTTGGATGGCTTGCGACTCAATTGCTCAAAGATTTATTCGAGAATCACGTCATGTGTTTGAATTCATCTGGAATTAAATTCGTATGAGCTCTCGCAAGAGAGAGCGGCGTACCTAGAAATGCTTATTAATGCTCGAATTCATTTTGGATTCTCACTCCACTCCATGCCTGGACATGCTACTTTAATCTATCAGTACTACAGAAATAGTCATCACCTATGGCACTTTTACCTTGTATTTATTAAAACCGACGGTGATGTTTTTCAACGCCGGCCCATATTACGAGCTAGCGGTGATGGGGTTATCACCGCCGGTTCGTGTTACCAACCGGCGGTGAAAATGGAGTTCATAATCATCGTCGATTCATGTTAGCAACCGGTGATGATAGTCTATCATCACTGTCATCTCGTAATACGATCTAGTAGTAATAACCTATTATCAACACCGACTCATACATGAAGCGACGCACATATACCCATGGTGCCGCAGAGTAAAACTAATAACTTTTCTAAATCAAGtcgaagacaaactttatattaagTTACacctttgtagttgacaattttttcatttgaaattatttacgtCCCAAAATTCTTTGAAGttttcatattttgaaattcatttttttttgaattgtttaaacaaacatggatagagaaatgaccaaaaGTAAGTTTTAGATCTAGATGAAATCTACAAATtcatagttgatgactttttcatttgaaatcatataCTCTCATAAAATTCTGTTTAAAGTTCTTatatattgaaattcaaaattttggaattaatCAAACAAACTCGGATAGAAAAAATGATCAAAACCAAACTTGTAGATCTCGATCAGGTCTAAAACTTTGCTGTTGATGACTTTTTCCTTGAAAATCATTTATGCTCCCAAATTTCTTTTTGGAGttctcaaattttaaaatttaaaaatatcaAACCACCTCATATGCAAAAGCGACAAAAAAGCAAAGATATGCTACTCCATGAGATCTAAAACTTGCGAGTTGAGACTTTTTTTTTATTGAAATTCGTTTAGGCCTCAAATGTCAATTACAATATCTAGCAAATGCAATACAAAAGAAAAACATCATCCATTTGGTCAGAAGTGACTTTAGGGTGGAGTGGTCAGGAAAACTAGGCATGAGGCCACAGGGCACATGTTTGAACCGTGCGGACCGCACTTGAAACACCCCCTAGACCTGATGAAAGGTCGTAAATGGCTAGAGGTAGTGAATAGCATAATAAAAATTTCTTCAAAACACTATAGCAAAGTGTTTAGACAACTAAATGGCGAAATACACTTTGCTCTAGCTTTactaaaaaagcaagccaccttcCAAAATGCTAGTTTTGCTATGATCTCTATGACATCAATCAAACAACTAGGCTAAGTTGCTACTACTAACACTAGTGAGCTAGCAAGATGTAATCTACAATTAAATTCACTAGGCTACTCAACTAGCAAGGCTACCAACAAGCTCTACACAATGATATGAATATTTAATGTAAAGATCAAGCGTAGAGGTGATATACCAAGCTGGCAAGAGACAAATAAATCATAATAAGATCAAGATGACACAATGGTTTATCCTCAAGGTTCAATTGCTTGCCGGCAATctacgtcctcgttgtggcgaaaCACTCACTAGGTGGCTCACGCGCTAATAGCCATCATGTGGCATTGTGCGCTAAGAACCACAAGAGTGAGGCTACACAATGCCAcgtgcaatccactagagttgcctttcgcGATTCTCCCGCGGGGAAGGCACAAggaccccctcacaatcaccacgatcggagccggcaaCAGTCACCGATAGCCTGTCAACGATCCCACAAACTCCAGGCTGTTTATCGGTAaaaaccaagagtaacaagaattcCACCTGCCCAATGCGCTCAACTGATGCCACAAGTTGCAAAATCAATAagtaatgcactagaggctctccaatctcactcaaatgaTGAAATCAAATGTGCAAGTGATGGACATCATTTCTAAGACATGAGTAATAAAAAATGAACGAGATGCATATAATATATATGAAGCACTAGTTATAGCCATTACTTATGGGTGTCACTGCTTGGTGCCTACGTACATGGCCTCCACTTCTAATAAGGCACTACTGGACgtagggtctttgccgagggcctgacgccctcggcaaaggctcttcAGCCGTCGGCgaaggatttgccgagggcagccctcggtgAAGAACCCTCGGGAAAAAAAACGTCGGCGaaggagtctttgccgagggccttttatcgggcactcggcaaagtatttgccgagggctaacggcggccctcggcaaagtaaaGTAGCCATTAGGTACGCGGTTATTTTCCAcggcgtctttgccgagggctgacatacaggccctcggcaaagagctttttttttggaatttatttgccgagagctataccgcagggccctcggcaaagacctattttctttttttttctcggaatttctttgccgagagctatatcgaaggccctcggcaaagacctacgtttttatttttgtctcggaatttctttaccgagggctgtgttcaaaaccctcggcaaagacctactttttaatttttcctgggaatttctttgccgagggctatggttaaggccctcggcaaagacctgtttttaatttttcctgggaatttctttgccgagggctatggtcaaggccctcggcaaagaccagtgAAAATTTTCAACATTCCACCTGTTTCTTGCTTTCCATGCAGACAAAATATCCCACAAATATCACaatcatcacatatatctcacaaatatcacatatatctcacagatATCACATAGATCATCACATGTATCATCACAAGCCCAAATTCAACAATTCCATAAGTCCACAATCTAACTCAAGTGTCAAGTCCACAAGTTCAAATCCGACTGAGGCTGGCCAACCTCTCCAACCGTCTGGCCTCTGCGTCACCAACCTTCCCAACCGTCTGGCCTCTGCGTCGAGGGTGGTGTAACGAAGCCTCCAGAATCAGGTGACGCACGAGGGGGTTATTGGAACccgccgactgaggctgcacaaacAATTATATGCTTATGTGAGATTGCAGTAATTATTCTAGGACTACAGTTTTAGTATTTAGACAGAAACCTATCAAATTTTTTATAGCTAGTGTTGTCTGGGTTTCTATGTCATACAAGCAAATCAGTAGCTAGTGTTCTCTGGGTTTCTATGTCACACAAGCGAGAAGTGAACTTTAacgcttacaggagtagctgcaaacGCGTGCGGCACCTGAGGCGGAGGAGCTGACATCTGCACAGGCACACCCGTCTTCTGCCCAAGAGCTTGCATGATTTGCATCATTTCTGCAATCCTGACCTCCTGGGCCTCCCGAGCGGCCTGCTCAGCCTCCAGCCGAGCAGTGAGGGCCGTGATCTGCGCCGTCTTCTCGTTgttctgggcctgcaatattgcactccaatatttcagtaatgcaaatctaactcaagtgtgagaatattaatttacgacgagtaaaacaagaATTACCTCGAGCGCATCGACCCGATGCAGTGTCGGAGTAGGCCatgagcgtatgggctggctggaactcgtgctctgtgctcggagcTGGCTCAGAGTGGGAACAGTGGTGGGGTCGATGGCGGCGTTCGCAATCCACGTCCGGCCGTGCTTCCTGCCGCCACCGAGCCTCATGATGGCCTCGGCATCAATGGGCTCGGTGCAGACGTCATACTCTGGCCCGTGCCGCTGCTGTATCGCCGACGTGTACtcctggactttagtgtacacgttagGGTCGGAGTATGCCTCGCGAGGGGCAGCTGGGTCCCAGGTGACGTCGCCGGCCACCCTGGTctggtgggacatagcccacgccgtGAACATCGAGACATCCTCatccgggtgcgcagcctcctgcgagaaaggcggcaggtggtgagcaatcaggcATACGTTAAGCGTGAAACTAAATAGAAGaaaaatcacttacatatgccgATTTGAATCCGGGGAGACTcctgctgccttgatggtgagtggcAACTGGCCTGAGCATACGCAGTGCCCGCTGAGACTCGTGCTTCTCTATGTAGGCCGGCGTGAACCACCTAGCCACGATCATTGTCCAGGCGTCGGCATGcgctcggcaccaccagggaatcacctacaagtcaacgagtgtttgacatatatgaagatgaaattgaacatatttaattcaaaaacaaAACAATATCAATGTTATTCatgtacctcaaggtactgctcctgggtcagcGTCATCTGTCGAGCCTCCCTCTTGGTGACTGTCATTCTACGAGCCGAcgcgtagtagtctatgtgggcctggacgcgcGCCTCGTGAAACATGTCGGTGACATACTTCCTACAGGCTGCATGCGCCACACGATCAGCGAGGCCCTCGGTTCCTTCTTCGGCCCTGAAAAACCTCTGCATAAAAGATGATATATCCAATCGTTATTTGAAAAAAATAGAATTCAATGTGAAGGATTGATTAATGTTGTGCAAGAGGAACTTACCCAAAACTCAGCAAGtatccgctcctgcttgttgcggtattGGTCGTCCTCGCCCAGGGCGTACCTGTCCCATGTGTAGGCTGGCTCTCGGGCCTCCGACGGCAACTCCACAATGTCGGGGAACCACTTCCGGCACAACACACCCAAGACGGTCGCGGGAGAGCGCAGAGGAGTACCTGACAACACCTCCCAAGCCCTGCACAAGTaagaagaaaatttatcagtttctctttcgatttcaaacatatcatatgaagtagttgtgatatcaTTTATATTTACTTACTTGGGCGGCACAGGGCGAAGCACTAGACGGTTCTGAGGAAGCGGAAACGAAGGGAGCGTCGCCGGGCCTCGCTGGTAGACACCCGATGCCTCGCCTCCCTCGTCCTCGGGCGCCGCACCCTGCTCCTcctcgacctcctcctcctccttgtgcTCCTCTGTCGGTGGCACGGGCTTAGGGGGCTGAGTCCGCTGCCTCTTACCACTGCCTCCTGTCgtctgcctccccctcctcccgcGGCCTCCTGCCGTTGTCCCTCGTCCTCCCGCTGCCTCTTGCAACTGTCCCTCgcctgcctccccctcctccggTGGCCTCCTCGCGTAAGCCGAGGGTGTGTCACGTCGTGGCCGGCTGCTCACCATCTTTGATGAATCACCTGCACGCacgaagaatgaacaagacttgtTAGTACACATATTAGAGactgaaaataaataaacaaaatataaatgaaaataaataaacaagacatagtattacatgtattatgaataatcttcatgattgggattataggtctcgtcatcactgtcAACATTATCCAAAtaggcaacactatccgaaggttctatgttatCGTCCTCGTCACTTGCTacaagtaatcgctcaagcatttgtatgtccttggcattttgcaccacatctccatcgtcctcgtcatcaactgtttcgttgtctacttccatttcgagggCCTCGGGTAGGACTATCTGAAGCGTCCCCGGTAGCCCATCTtcctgatagaactctccatcatatgtgtttgtgttAAAGTTGTAATCGTCATCGTTAGGGGTTGGTAGTTTGCCGTGTGGAgaaacctggtgcacaatagcccaaccctgaAGCTCCTATTTGGCTTGGTTGGCATATCTCGTgtaatacacctgcacggcctgttgagccacaatgtagatgtCTTTTCCCGGATAAATGGAATCTTCTCGCacctcgactagcccaagatgaggggtcagTCTCGTTTCGCGAGGattgaaccagtggcatttgaacatgacaggtttaagaggtttgtcACCATCAAATTCTAGTTGGTAGATCTCCTCAACTCTTCCATGGTAGTCGAGACCATCAGTGCCaggcgtacaaactccgctatttgtggttttccgaTTGGGCCGGGTTTGCTCGTATCTTGTTGTGTGGAAACGATAACCATTCACGTCATAtccggtaaatgacttcaccctagcttggtagCCGTTCGCAACTTGTTTCAACTCATCACTCATGGACGAatcggtctgggcctgcaagctcaaacatgatagatcgttatattcgAATATCGAATATacaagctaaattggacattacctttcgtttaaaccaagaaatgaaatcaggcctatcCGCTCCCGCGCCCCGCGATAGAAGGGTGTCTTGTTcctgcggggtaggatccctaGCTTCATGCCAGGATTCACGAACAAATTTCCTGTTGGAGCGAGAATCAATAGGGTTGGACGTTGAATAGTaacggcgtattgaaacaagatcattgagaacttacttgatgaaagGTTGCACCTtagtaaggttattcaacacgtataacatgatactgcgccactctttatTTGTCAAGATCATAacggtcgatccacttgcgctacCGAGTTGTCCTTGGAAAAGGccgagggtcgattcattttcatcagcattgtaacgagggagtggattttgattgctaggaaggttcggcttgtagtacagcgttgtgaagtttgccacctcctcccgcaGGTATGCCTCTGCaacggaagcctcaattctggctttatttgtacatttcttgcgaacAGTCTTTAGTCCTCTCTCGACTGGAAAGCACCAACGAAACTGCACAGGCCCCCCCAAACGTACTTCAGTGGGAAGGTGCacgatcagatgctgcatcggcaagaaaaagccaggtgggaagatcttctccagcttacagaccaacacaggtgccACCTTTTCCAATTCCATAGCGAtgttccgagatatctccttagcacacagcaggcgaaagaaatagctcaactctgccaacactttccagacatgctcagggacgtagcCTCGGACCATTGCAGGGAGAAGCGCTCAATCCATatatggtagtcatgactcttcatcccgttgactcgcaaagtgcctaagttcactcccctgctcagattaGCGGCATAGCCATCTGGGAACATCAAGTTCTtgatccattgaagtacttcCCTCCTGGCATCTATTTTCAAGACGAAATCCACCTTAGGCTTTTTCCACTTCTTGTTTCGAccactaggaggttgcatctcttgttttttcctatcgcacaacgtcgccaggtccactctagccttaacattgtccttagaTTTCTCTGTATTCATGAgagttgcccaaagtgcctcggcgatattctttttggtgtgcattacatcaatgttatgtggcagaagaaggtcatcgaaataggggagcctggTCAAGCcgaacttatgagtccacatatgttcctcaccataacCCATAAAACCACCTCCTtcgttgggcacgagagcatctatctgagcatgaacctcggcaccactcctgatgtggggtttagggtctgtcactgcaacaccttttgtaaagttcttgatgtcttgtctgaatggatgttcagaagggaggaattgacgatgcttgtcgaacgacgaatacttgccaccctttttcaaccaaataaacctcacagCTTTCTTGCATAGTGGGcacgggaacttcccgtgaacacaccaggcgcagaataacccatacgccaggaaatCATGCAGAGAGTAGTGATACCAAACGTACATTTTGAAGCTTGaccttgtagctcggtcgtatgtccatacccctccCCAAGCTTTTATCAATTcgtcaatcacaggctccatgaacactcccatattacttcctgggtgtccaggaattatcaacgacaaaaaTACGTTCTGTCGTTGGAAGGCGATGCCAGGGGGAGGTTGAGAGGGATAGTGAACacaggccaacatgtgtatggggaagACATCAATCCATAAGGATTGAATCCATCTGTTGCGAAGGCGACACGTACATTCCAAGCCTCAGCTGCTTTCTCAGGATGTCAATCATTAAAGTACtgccatgcttcagcatcagatgGATGAACCATCTTGTCCGGATTGTACCgcttgccattcttgtgccatgtcatctgtttcgcagtttcctcggtcatgaaaagtCGTTGGATCCTCGCTATGAAAGGAAGGTGACGTAAGACTCTCGCGGGGATCGTAAGCTGCACCTTTTGGCCATCACCAGATACTACCTCCAGGTATCTGGAGGATccacacttcggacagtactttgcatgctcgtgttctttccaaaATAGGACACACCCTTTTGGACAACAATGCATCTTATCATATGGCATCTTGAGCGCACGAAGGAGTTTTTCTGACTCGTACAAGTTGGGGGGCAGAATGTGGTTCttcggtagcatggtgccaaacacagtcaacatcttatcaaagccttctcgactcaggtttaactcggccttcagccCCATCACACGCCCAATGGCATCCAACTAAGAAATATTTGTATGCTCGTGAAGGGGTTTAGAcgccgagtccaacattttgtagaaggctTCTACgtttgcctccatctcctccttgtcacgtccttcagcgaactgagcTTGGTGAGCGTCATCTatcatgtctgctaccccagcatcatcatcaaaaggctcgagacgtggtctcaccacctcctctctgatacgatcggcttcaccatggtagatccaccggtggtagcccggCGTATAACCATggtacacaagatgtttacccatggtctGCTTGTCCACCCTTCTCCTGTTGTCACAGTGGCTGcacggacaccaaactagagaatgcccTTTAGCTACACCctcgccaaatgcatgtttcaagaagtcatCTGTCCTCTTCACCCAATCCACGTCGTAATCGTTTCGACTTCTTcgccccgtgtacatccactgacggtcctccatcctttgacAAATACATCaccgagtaatgtaaccatcaactGCACCTAgccggtgttcctactgtctaataggtgaggatagatcctaatcccacccgcgtatgcgtagatgaggtcagtttccatgctccactcctatccgagacagaatttcggcagcacctctccgatgttctcccaatacacgtcctgcaaagaagtttgtgtattcggagaacaatggggaggtgctgccgcAATTCTGGCTCGGatcggagcggagcatggaaactgacctcatctacgcatacgcgggctgtccaaaaaacgtggacaatccgaaacagatacggtcagatACACATAGTGATCTGCatgcctccaaccgtatctctttcggacgggagacgcctaactggtttACGCAGTCTACGACAAAGATACAGGAGTAGAGGTTGTTTATACCTAAGGTGGCGGTGGAGACAgggtagcggggcagtggcgagtcggggcAGTGGAGAGTCGCAGCGCCGACGAGGACGATCGACTACTCTGAAGCTCCTTTGACGtcctcttctctgcaaaaaaagggtataagttaaaaatttcggcagaacctcccctgtacgggaaggtttccaaaacctgcaaaaaaatcgGCTCGATGGCCAACACCCACATTCACGGCACAAAGGCCAACACATCAACAATGGGAGGCACGAAGGCCATTCACATCAAAAAACggcgcgatggccgacaacccaTGGTTTTACCTTCTACTCGACCGAGGGACGGGGAAGTGAAGGTGACGGCAAGGTCGTCCAGACGAGGCCGTTATCCAGAACCACCTGCATTGCATGCCCAAGTAATTGCTTCAAAACATGACCCGCTTAGACAGTGAATAAAACAAGTGCAACTGCAGAAAAGTACTGAACCAGTAAATCCTAAATTTTCCGGGCTGTAAGTAAGCACATTACACTTTTCTCTTCCTATAGGAGTTAATTCCATTCATACTTAATAGCGAGCATAAATGTTGTTATTCAGATTTTGCTAAGCTTTGTAGTAGAATCATTTCAAACGTCCCTTTACGGATCAGTTATGCAGAAATAATCATCAGTTCACTAGCAACAAAGACTAATCCATGCAAAAGCAATACAATGATGCGCAATAACAACATTTCAAGGTTTCAGGTCAAGATTGCGAAATCAAGGTGACTTTGTAAAGAAGAGACTGGGGAGGGAGCAGAGGCACCGAACCTTCCGGGCGACGACGGCGGAGGACGCGGCCGGGGCggcgg is part of the Miscanthus floridulus cultivar M001 chromosome 9, ASM1932011v1, whole genome shotgun sequence genome and encodes:
- the LOC136480185 gene encoding uncharacterized protein, encoding MFTAWAMSHQTRVAGDVTWDPAAPREAYSDPNVYTKVQEYTSAIQQRHGPEYDVCTEPIDAEAIMRLGGGRKHGRTWIANAAIDPTTVPTLSQLRAQSTSSSQPIRSWPTPTLHRVDALEAQNNEKTAQITALTARLEAEQAAREAQEVRIAEMMQIMQALGQKTGVPVQMSAPPPQVPHAFAATPPQSAGSNNPLVRHLILEASLHHPRRRGQTVGKVGDAEARRLERLASLSRI